The Branchiostoma floridae strain S238N-H82 chromosome 10, Bfl_VNyyK, whole genome shotgun sequence genome has a segment encoding these proteins:
- the LOC118425011 gene encoding mucin-22-like → MTTEQSTLTSSLAGTTVASTTTKQSSTFGSSSVTPSTEIAASTLVSTSTGHSTGRQSTEQSSASTPVDQSTTAERTTVPTLPVTTEQSTLASTLAETTSATTTAERASTFQSSSATSTTASATSTSHDTSAGHTTVSQTTGHPSTATTYGMKTTTSSQGTSVPTTTPEESTSTDQSSTTQRTTFRTLPATTDRSTVTSTPGETTVATTSAEQTSTIGLSSAASSTERAESTLFSTSAGFSTAQSTGYSSTGTTVELSSITSRSRTSVHSTTFSESTPVDQSTTAQRTTVPTLPMTTEQSTLTSTLAGTTVASTTTKQASTFGSSSVTPSTEIAASTLVSTSTGHSTGRQSTEQSSASTTVVQSTTAERTTVPTLPVTTEQSTLASTLAETTSATTTTERASTFQSSSATSTTASATSTSHDTSAGHTTVSQTTGHPSTATTYGMKTTTSSQGTSVPTTTPEESTSTDQSSTTQRTTFRTLPATTDRSTVTSTPGETTVATTSAEQTSTIGLSSAASSTERAESTLFSTSAGFSTAQSTGYSSTGTTVELSSITSRSRTSVHSTTFSESTPVDQSTTAQRTTVPTLPMTTEQSTLTSTLAGTTVASTTTKQASTFGSSSVTPSTEIAASTLVSTSTGHSTGRQSTEQSSASTTVVQSTTAERTTVPTLPVTTEQSTLASTLAETTSATTTTERASTFQSSSATSTTASATSTSHDTSAGHTTVSQTTGHPSTATTYGMKTTTSSQGTSVPTTTPEESTSTDQSSTTQRTTFRTLPATTDRSTVTSTPGETTVATTSAEQTSTIGLSSAASSTERAESTLFSTSAGFSTAPSTGYSSTGTTVELSSITSRDHVGNYNNGEG, encoded by the exons ATGAcgacagagcaaagcactttgacgtcAAGCTTGGCAgggaccaccgtggctagtacaacaacgaagCAATCTAGCACATTTGGATCGTCTTCGGTCACACCTTCAACTGAAATTGCTGCAAGCACACTTGTCAGCACATCTACGGGTCATTCAACTGGCCGACAGTCTACAGAACAATCTTCAGCAAGCACACCGGTAGACCAAAGCACGACCGcggaaagaaccacagttccgaCACTGCCGGTAACAACTGAGCAAAGCACGTTGGCCTCAACCCTTGCAGAGACCACTTCGGCTACTACAACAGcggagagggctagcacatttcaatcgtcttccgccacgtctacaacagcCAGTGCTACAAGCACAAGCCACGACACGTCGGCAGGTCATACTACCGTATCGCAGACCACGGGgcatccgtccacggccacaacatacggcatgaaaacgaccacaagcagccaaggaacttcagtGCCAACGACAACGCCTGAAGAATCTACATCGACAGATCAAAGTAGCACTACACAAAGAACCACCTTTCGTACACTTCCGGCAACCACTGACCGAAGCACTGTGACATCGACTCCTGGTGAGACGACAGTGGCTACTACATCTGCAGAACAGACAAGCACGATTGGATTGTCCTCTGCAGCTTCTTCGACAGAACGTGCTGAAAGTACACTTTTCAGCACTTCTGCGGGATTTTCAACTGCGCAGTCGACAGGATATTCTTCAACAGGCACCACCGTTGAACTAAGTTCCATTACCAGCAGGTCAAGAACGTccgtccattcgacaacgttttctgaatctacaccggtggaccaaagtacgaccgcgcaaagaacaacagttcctacactgcctatgacgacagaacaaagcacttTGACGTCAACCTTGGCAgggaccaccgtggctagtacaacaacgaagCAAGCTAGCACATTTGGATCGTCTTCGGTCACACCTTCAACTGAAATTGCTGCAAGCACACTTGTCAGCACATCTACGGGTCATTCAACTGGCCGACAGTCTACAGAACAATCTTCAGCAAGCACAACGGTAGTCCAAAGCACGACCGcggaaagaaccacagttccgaCACTGCCGGTAACAACTGAGCAAAGCACGTTGGCCTCAACCCTTGCAGAGACCACTTCGGCTactacaacaacggagagggctagcacatttcaatcgtcttccgccacgtctacaacagcCAGTGCTACAAGCACAAGCCACGACACGTCGGCAGGTCATACTACCGTATCGCAGACCACGGGgcatccgtccacggccacaacatacggcatgaaaacgaccacaagcagccaaggaacttcagtGCCAACGACAACGCCTGAAGAATCTACATCGACAGATCAAAGTAGCACTACACAAAGAACCACCTTTCGTACACTTCCGGCAACCACTGACCGAAGCACTGTGACATCGACTCCTGGTGAGACGACAGTGGCTACTACATCTGCAGAACAGACAAGCACGATTGGATTGTCCTCTGCAGCTTCTTCGACAGAACGTGCTGAAAGTACACTTTTCAGCACTTCTGCGGGATTTTCAACTGCGCAGTCGACAGGATATTCTTCAACAGGCACCACCGTTGAACTAAGTTCCATTACCAGCAGGTCAAGAACGTccgtccattcgacaacgttttctgaatctacaccggtggaccaaagtacgaccgcgcaaagaacaacagttcctacactgcctatgacgacagaacaaagcacttTGACGTCAACCTTGGCAgggaccaccgtggctagtacaacaacgaagCAAGCTAGCACATTTGGATCGTCTTCGGTCACACCTTCAACTGAAATTGCTGCAAGCACACTTGTCAGCACATCTACGGGTCATTCAACTGGCCGACAGTCTACAGAACAATCTTCAGCAAGCACAACGGTAGTCCAAAGCACGACCGcggaaagaaccacagttccgaCACTGCCGGTAACAACTGAGCAAAGCACGTTGGCCTCAACCCTTGCAGAGACCACTTCGGCTactacaacaacggagagggctagcacatttcaatcgtcttccgccacgtctacaacagcCAGTGCTACAAGCACAAGCCACGACACGTCGGCAGGTCATACTACCGTATCGCAGACCACGGGgcatccgtccacggccacaacatacggcatgaaaacgaccacaagcagccaaggaacttcagtGCCAACGACAACGCCTGAAGAATCTACATCGACAGATCAAAGTAGCACTACACAAAGAACCACCTTTCGTACACTTCCGGCAACCACTGACCGAAGCACTGTGACATCGACTCCTGGTGAGACGACAGTGGCTACTACATCTGCAGAACAGACAAGCACGATTGGATTGTCCTCTGCAGCTTCTTCGACAGAACGTGCTGAAAGTACACTTTTCAGCACTTCTGCGGGATTTTCAACTGCGCCGTCCACAGGATATTCTTCAACAGGCACCACCGTTGAACTAAGTTCCATTACCAGCAG AGACCACGTCGGCAactacaacaacggagagggctag
- the LOC118425013 gene encoding serine-rich adhesin for platelets-like codes for MKLQPYSAWPWRRLLVYLLTTVACVCIVAKTFHLYRAHSNDADPEAGVPLTGRSKLKTTWTFDGSEKERRLSPSEEKLKDTDVVGLQFANKHGQNDGIPKGTTIDNTPTERHENTPERDGIRKFRNTYNESVNRNEDLFQNYLSTWKDVKSKIKKIKMQTRNVEMKQSTGQGIEYKELTESLSTKKKDFLNLIFIGSENDKEGGQQKISQTAEAKARNRRESHMEPIQTTAESVTYVVTSEQQTEIPTMQASTEHNTVTSSHHETTERGVTIMQTSTEELSTAVTASQDQTSKVQNTAYFSTETTEESSSTASSSTIYAQSSSFTKSTPADRSTLIQDTQFPTLKATTEESTLAYTLKETTVSGEQTMQTYPTASTAATSLAQNDKTTILSTSNGPSTVVEPGAESTLTGQSTTAKVTNLPTTEQGTLTSSFVETTAVSTARTLRPSSATSLTPSATASTIVGTTEGHSTVMGTTAESTLADQSTFPQGTQFSSLQPTTEESPLTSTLSGEQTVQSDIITAATATTLAQSYTTTIIRTSVGHSTVLETTGDSTLADQSTATQRTRFPTVRGTTEQSTFPSTVSPSVTSPTQSATSTIDRTSESQSTVMETTAHYSTGTTEGVSHTSGAKTLDQRSTHITTQPTMKSTKEQSTVVPTIETSTLEETTVPGTTVKRTSTIGPSSALFSTNNATSTFVSTSEGFPTDAQTTEHSTADRTIELSSTYRGSRTSVQPTTVFKTTPVDQRTTTQRTTVPTLPVTTEQSTLTPTLPETSVASTTTERASSFESSSATTMLSESTPMDKSKTTQRTTVPTLSVTTEASTLYSIFEETTVAGATTKWDSTFESSSAISSTLSATSTNIGPSTDAGTTGHPSIGTTYGSTSSSPKTSVPTTKRFESTSADQSTTGKRTKFYTMPATTELATATSTLKKTTVDVTTAQRTTVPTLPVTTEQSTLTSTLAGTTVASTTTNTKSTLVSTSEGHSTRQSTEYSSAGTTFEPSSTTSRSRTSVHSTTFSESTPVDQGTTAKRTTVPTLPVTTEQSTLTSTLAETTVASTTTERASTFKSSFATTTLSESTPVDESTTAQRTTVPTLAVTTEQSTLTSTLAGTTVASTTTNAKSTLVSTTEGHSTGQSTEYSSAGTTFEPSSTSSRSSTSVHSTTFSESTPVDQGTSVQRTTVPTLPVTTEQSTMMSTLAATTVASTTTKQTSTLGSSSVIPTTEISESTHVATSLRHSTGRQSTEQSSASTLVKEGSTAQRTTVPTLPITTEQSTLTSTLAQTTSASSAGERASTLESSSATTTLAESTLMDKSTTAQRTTVPTLPVTIEQSTLASTLAEITVASSTMERASTFKSTSATSTTPSATSTAHDTSKGHSTLSQTTGHPSTATTYGTKTTTSSQGTPVSITTPAESTSTDQSSATQRTTFRTVPATTERSTATSTLEETTVATTSPEQTSTIGLSSAASSTERAESTLFSTSGGYSTGHSTGYTSAGTTVELSSTSSRSSTSVHSTTFSESTAVDQGTTAQRTTVPTLPVTTKQSTLTSTLAETTVASATTERATTFESSSATTTLNEFTPMDKSTTAQRTTVPTLPVTTEQSTLTTTLAQTTSASTTRERASTLESSSATTMLAESTLMDKSTTAQRTTVPTLAVTTEQSTLTSTLAETTVASTTMERASTFKSTSATSTTPSATSTSHDTSEGHTTVSQSTGHPSTATTYGMKTTTSSQGTSVSTTTPAESTSTEESSTTQRTTFRTVPATTDRSTATSTLFETTVATTSPEQTSTIGLSSAASSTERAQNTLVSTSEGYSTGQSTGYTSAGTTVELSSTTSRSRTSVHSTTFSESTPMDQGTTTKRTTVPTLPVTTGSSVLMSSSAETTETASTLGLSSAAASSYSAMTV; via the exons CACATTCAAATGACGCAGATCCAGAGGCAGGCGTGCCTCTCACTGGAAGATCTAAGCTAAAAACAACATGGACATTCGATGGCTCGGAAAAGGAAAGGCGACTGTCTCCTTCTGAAGAAAAGTTGAAAGACACTGACGTTGTAGGTCTGCAGTTCGCAAATAAGCATGGACAAAATGACGGTATACCGAAGGGAACAACAATTGACAACACTCCCACGGAAAGACATGAAAATACGCCAGAAAGAGACGGTATTCGCAAATTTAGGAATACATATAATGAATCTGTAAATAGAAATGAAGATCTCTTTCAAAATTACCTTTCAACATGGAAGGATGTAAAAAGTAAGATAAAGAAGATAAAAATGCAAACTAGAAATGTGGAAATGAAACAAAGTACAGGACAAGGCATAGAGTACAAAGAACTCACTGAAAGTCTTTCAACgaaaaagaaagattttttaaatctgatTTTCATAGGatcagaaaatgacaaagaaGGAGGACAACAAAAGATCTCCCAAACAGCCGAAGCAAAGGCAAGAAATAGAAGAGAAAGCCACATGGAACCTATACAGACAACAGCAGAAAGTGTGACCTATGTTGTTACCTCAGAGCAACAAACAGAAATTCCTACAATGCAAGCATCAACTGAGCACAATACCGTGACCTCTTCACATCATGAGACCACGGAAAGAGGGGTAACGATAATGCAGACCAGCACAGAAGAGCTAAGTACAGCTGTTACAGCATCACAAGATCAAACAAGCAAGGTTCAGAATACAGCAtatttttcaactgaaacaACGGAAGAAAGCAGTTCCACAGCAAGCAGCTCAACAATATATGCCCAGTCAAGTTCATTTACAAAATCAACACCAGCAGACCGAAGTACATTAATCCAAGACACTCAGTTTCCCACATTGAAGGCAACAACCGAAGAGAGCACATTGGCATATACTTTGAAAGAGACCACGGTGTCAGGTGAACAAACAATGCAGACCTACCCAACGGCATCGACGGCGGCAACATCTTTAGCGCAAAATGACAAAACTACGATTCTTAGCACGTCGAATGGTCCTTCCACTGTTGTGGAACCTGGAGCAGAATCCACACTGACAGGCCAAAGTACGACTGCTAAAGTAACAAATCTTCCTACAACAGAACAAGGCACTTTGACGTCAAGCTTTGTAGAGACCACAGCGGTCAGTACAGCAAGAACACTTAGACCGTCTTCCGCCACGTCTTTAACACCTAGTGCTACAGCAAGCACAATCGTTGGCACGACGGAAGGTCATTCCACTGTTATGGGAACTACAGCAGAATCTACACTGGCAGACCAAAGTACATTCCCCCAAGGAACTCAGTTTTCCTCATTGCAGCCAACAACAGAAGAAAGCCCTCTGACATCTACATTGTCCGGTGAACAAACAGTGCAGAGCGACATAATTACAGCGGCGACAGCAACGACTCTAGCGCAAAGTTACACAACTACGATTATTAGAACGTCGGTGGGCCATTCGACTGTCTTGGAGACTACAGGAGACTCTACACTAGCCGACCAAAGTACGGCCACACAAAGAACCAGATTTCCCACTGTGCGGGGTACGACGGAGCAAAGTACCTTTCCGTCTACAGTATCGCCTTCAGTCACGTCTCCAACACAGAGTGCCACAAGCACAATTGATAGAACGTCTGAAAGTCAGTCCACTGTGATGGAGACTACAGCACATTATTCGACTGGCACAACAGAAGGCGTTTCACACACCAGCGGTGCTAAAACGTTAGACCAAAGATCTACGCATATAACAACGCAACCCACGATGAAATCCACGAAGGAGCAAAGTACCGTGGTACCAACGATTGAAACATCAACTCTtgaagagactacagtgcctGGTACAACTGTAAAGCGGACAAGCACAATTGGACCGTCTTCCGCCTTATTTTCAACAAACAATGCTACAAGTACTTTTGTCAGCACTTCTGAAGGTTTTCCAACTGATGCACAAACGACAGAACATTCTACGGCAGACAGAACAATTGAGCTTAGTTCTACCTACAGAGGGTCAAGAACTTCAGTCCAGCCTACAACGGTTTTTAAAACTACTCCGGTAGACCAAAGAACGACAacgcaaagaaccacagttccgaCCCTgccggtaacaacagagcaaagcactttgaccccAACCTTGCCAGAGACAAgcgtggctagtacaacaacggagagggctagcTCATTCGAATCGTCTTCCGCCACAACAATGCTTTCTGAATCTACACCGATGGACAAAAGCAAGACCacgcaaagaaccacagttcctactctgTCGGTAACAACAGAAGCAAGCACTTTGTACTCAATTTTTGAGGAGACGACAGTGGCTGGTGCAACAACAAAGTGGGATAGCACATTTGAATCATCTTCTGCTATATCTTCAACACTCAGTGCCACTAGTACAAACATTGGTCCTTCCACTGATGCAGGAACTACAGGGCATCCGTCGATTGGCACAACATATGGATCGACCTCAAGCAGCCCCAAAACATCAGTCCCAACCACAAAACGTTtcgaatctacatcggcagatcAAAGCACGACCGGGAAAAGGACCAAATTCTATACAATGCCTGCTACTACAGAACTAGCAACTGCGACTTCAACTCTTAAAAAGACCACAGTGGATGTAACAACCGcacaaagaacgacagttcctacactgccggtaacaacagagcaaagcactctGACCTCAACGTTGGCAGGGACCACAGTTGCTAGTACAACAACAAATACTAAAAGTACACTTGTCAGCACTTCTGAAGGGCATTCAACTAGACAGTCGacagaatattcttcagcaGGTACCACCtttgaaccaagctccaccactagcagatcaagaacgtcagtccattcgacaacgttttcagaatctacaccggtggaccaaggtacgacGGCAAAAAGAACCACAGTCCCTACACTTCCGGTAACTACAGAACAAAGCACCTTGACCTCAACCTTAgcagagaccacagtggctagtacaacaacggagagggctagcacatttaAATCGTCTTTTGCCACGACAACGCTTtctgaatcgacaccggtggaCGAAAGCAcgaccgcgcaaagaacgacagttcctactctggcggtaacaacagagcaaagcactctGACCTCAACGTTGGCAGGGACCACAGTTGCTAGTACAACAACAAATGCTAAAAGTACACTTGTCAGCACTACTGAAGGgcattcaactggacagtcgacagaatattcttcagcaGGTACCACCTTTGAACCAAGCTCTACAAGCAGCAGATCAAGTACGTCAGTCCATTCGACAAcattttctgaatctacaccggtggaccaaggtacgTCGGTACAAAGAACCACAGTCCCTACACTGCCGgtaacgacagaacaaagcaccaTGATGTCAACCTTAGCAGCaaccaccgtggctagtacaacaacgaagCAAACTAGCACACTTGGATCGTCTTCCGTCATACCTACAACAGAAATTTCTGAAAGCACACATGTTGCCACATCTTTAAGGCACTCAACTGGTCGACAGTCTACAGAACAATCTTCAGCAAGCACACTGGTAAAAGAAGGCTCTACCgcacaaagaaccacagttcctacactgccTATAActacagagcaaagcactttgacctcaactTTGGCACAGACTACTTCGGCTAGTTCAGCAGGGGAGAGGGCTAGTACGTTGgaatcgtcttccgccacgacaacgcttgctGAATCTACACTGATGGACAAAAGCACGACGgcgcaaagaaccacagttcctacactgccgGTTACAATAGAGCAAAGCACATTggcctcaaccttggcagagatcACCGTCGCAAGTTCAACAATGGAGAGGGCTAGCACGTTTAAATCGACTtccgccacgtctacaacacccagTGCTACAAGCACAGCCCACGACACGTCGAAAGGTCATTCAACCTTATCGCAGACCACGGGAcatccgtccacggccacaacatacggcacgaaaacgaccacaagcagccaaggaactcCAGTCTCAATAACAACGCCTGCAGAATCTACATCGACAGATCAAAGTAGCGCCACGCAAAGAACCACATTTCGTACAGTGCCggcaaccactgagcgaagcactgctacatcaactctcgaagagaccacagtggctactacatctccagagcagacaagcacaattggCTTGTCTTCGGCCGCATCTTCGACAGAACGTGCTGAAAGTACACTTTTCAGCACTTCTGGTGGGTATTCAACTGGACATTCGACAGGATATACTTCAGCAGGCACCACAGTTGAACTAAGCTCCACAAGCAGCAGATCAAGTACGTccgtccattcgacaacgttttctgaatctacagcggtggaccaaggtacaacggcacaaagaaccacagttcctacactgccTGTAACAACAAAGCAAAGCACTCTGACCTCAACattggcagagaccaccgtggctagtgcaACAACGGAGAGAGCTACCACATTtgaatcgtcttccgccacgacAACGCTTAATGAATTCACACCGATGGACAAAAGCACAACCgcgcaaagaaccacagttcctacactgccTGTAActacagagcaaagcactttgacaaCAACTTTGGCACAGACTACTTCGGCTAGTACAACAAGGGAAAGGGCTAGTACATTGGAATCGTCTTCCGCCACCACAATGCTTGCTGAATCTACACTGATGGACAAAAGCACGACGgcgcaaagaaccacagttcctactctggcggtaacaacagagcaaagcacgttgacctcaaccttggcagagaccaccgtcGCAAGTACAACAATGGAGAGGGCTAGCACGTTTAAATCGACTtccgccacgtctacaacacccagTGCTACAAGCACAAGCCACgacacgtcggaaggtcatactacCGTATCGCAGAGCACGGGAcatccgtccacggccacaacatacggcatgaaaacgaccacaagcagccaaggaacttcagtCTCAACGACAACGCCTGCAGAATCTACATCGACAGAAGAAAGTAGCACCACACAAAGAACCACCTTTCGTACAGTACCGGCAACCACTGATCGAAGCACCGCTACATCAACTCTGtttgagaccacagtggctactacatctccagagcagacaagcacaattggATTGTCTTCCGCCGCATCTTCGACAGAACGTGCTCAAAATACACTTGTCAGCACTTCTGAagggtattcaactggacagtcgacaGGATATACTTCAGCAGGCACCACAGTTGAACTAAGCTCCACCACTAGtagatcaagaacgtcagtccattcgacaacgttttctgaatctacaccgATGGACCAAGGTACCACCACGAAAAGAACAACAGTTCCTACGCTTCCGGTAACAACAGGGTCAAGTGTGTTGATGTCAAGCTCTGCAGAGACCACGGAAACAGCAAGCACCCTTGGGTTGTCTTCAGCCGCAGCATCGTCATACAGTGCC ATGACTGTCTAA